The Oryzias melastigma strain HK-1 linkage group LG6, ASM292280v2, whole genome shotgun sequence genome includes a window with the following:
- the ranbp10 gene encoding ran-binding protein 10: MAELGSGSLQLGDSVFNYQERELSERLKRLYPAVNEEETPLPRSWSPKDKYSYIGLSQNNLRVHYKGHGKNHKDAASVRATHPIPAACGIYYFEVKIVSKGRDGYMGIGLSAQGVNMNRLPGWDKHSYGYHGDDGHSFCSSGTGQPYGPTFTTGDVIGCCVNLINNTCFYTKNGISLGVAFTDLPPNLYPTVGLQTPGEIVDANFGQQPFVFDIEDYMSEWRAKIHGMIARFPIGERLGEWQGVLQNMVSSYLVHHGYCATATAFARATETMIQEDQSSIKNRQRIQKLVLAGRVGEAIEVTQQVYPGLLERNPNLLFMLKCRQFVEMVNGTDSEVRCLTVRSPKSQDSYPDSPGLSPRHAASNTHVHSGGADSPTCSNGVTPPNKSKSHSVKYPSPSSSASSSTSSSPSSINYSESNSSDSTKSQPNSVNSNQETSDSEMEIEAEHYTNGIVDGSSARIMNGTYKHEEILQPDDNSIGNGVADEGCGNGRQLCGGNQAATERMIQFGRELQALSEQLCREYGKNATHKKMLQDAFSLLAYSDPWNCPVGQQLDPTQRESLCSALNSAILESQNLPKQPPLMLALGQATECVQLMARVQAGSCSFARVDNFLH; encoded by the exons ATGGCAGAGCTCGGCTCGGGAAGCCTGCAGTTAGGAGACTCTGTTTTTAATTACCAGGAGCGAGAGCTGAGCGAACGGTTGAAACGTCTCTACCCGGCTGTAAACGAGGAAGAGACCCCTCTGCCCCGATCCTGGAGCCCCAAGGATAAATACAGCTACATCGGGCTGTCACAGAACAACCTGCGGGTGCATTACAAAG GACACGGAAAGAACCACAAAGATGCAGCATCAGTGCGAGCCACGCACCCGATCCCAGCAGCCTGCGGGATCTACTACTTTGAAGTGAAGATTGTCAGTAAAGGTCGAGACGG GTACATGGGCATCGGCCTGTCCGCCCAGGGAGTCAACATGAACAGACTGCCTG GGTGGGACAAGCACTCGTACGGTTACCACGGAGACGACGGACACTCCTTCTGCTCCTCTGGGACGGGCCAGCCGTACGGACCCACGTTTACCACGGGAGACGTGATCGGCTGCTGCGTTAACCTCATCAACAACACCTGCTTTTACACCAAAAACGGCATCAGTTTAG GTGTTGCCTTCACAGACCTCCCG CCCAACCTGTACCCCACTGTGGGGCTGCAGACGCCCGGCGAGATCGTCGACGCCAACTTTGGCCAGCAGCCGTTTGTCTTCGACATCGAGGACTACATGAGCGAGTGGCGGGCCAAGATCCACGGGATGATCGCACGATTTCCCATCGGCGAGCGGCTGGGGGAGTGGCAGGGCGTCCTGCAGAA TATGGTGTCCAGCTATTTGGTGCATCATGGGTACTGTGCCACTGCAACCGCCTTCGCCAGAGCCACCGAGACCATGATCCAAGAAGACCAGAGCTCCATAAAGAACAGACAAA GAATACAGAAGCTGGTCCTGGCGGGACGGGTGGGAGAAGCCATAGAGGTCACTCAGCAGGTCTACCCGGGCCTGTTAGAACGCAACCCGAACCTGCTCTTCATGTTGAA ATGTCGTCAGTTTGTGGAGATGGTGAACGGCACGGACAGCGAGGTCCGCTGCTTGACCGTACGCTCGCCCAAGTCCCAGGACAGCTACCCCGACTCCCCCGGCCTCAGTCCCCGCCACGCAGCCAGcaacacacacgtgcacagcggag GAGCAGACAGCCCCACCTGCAGCAACGGCGTCACCCCCCCCAACAAGTCCAAGAGCCACAGTGTCAAATACCCCAGTCCgtcctcctccgcctcctcctccacctcctcctccccttCCTCTATCAACTACTCTGAGTCCAACTCCTCAGACTCCACCAAGAGCCAGCCCAACAGCGTCAACAGCAACCAGGAAACCAG TGACAGCGAGATGGAGATCGAGGCGGAGCATTACACCAACGGCATTGTGGACGGCTCATCGGCGCGGATCATGAACGGCACCTACAAACACGAAGAAATTCTGCAGCCGGACGACAACAGCATCGGCAACGGCGTCGCAG ATGAGGGCTGTGGCAACGGCAGACAGCTGTGCGGCGGGAACCAGGCGGCCACGGAGCGGATGATCCAGTTCGGACGGGAGCTGCAGGCGCTCAGCGAGCAGCTGTGTCGCGAGTACGGCAAGAACGCCACGCACAAGAAGATGTTACAG gATGCCTTCAGCCTGCTGGCGTACTCCGACCCCTGGAACTGTCCCGTGGGCCAGCAGCTCGACCCCACGCAGAGAGAGTCGCTCTGCTCCGCACTCAACAGCGCCATCCTGG AGTCTCAGAACCTGCCCAAACAGCCGCCGCTCATGTTGGCGCTCGGCCAGGCAACGGAGTGCGTGCAGCTCATGGCCCGGGTCCAGGCCGGCTCCTGCTCCTTCGCCAGAGTCGACAACTTTTTGCACTAG